Proteins encoded by one window of Bradyrhizobium sp. B097:
- a CDS encoding SDR family oxidoreductase encodes MSETSQEAKQGTSQDNKPERYVRPLSAESSGMAPGRGRLNGRRILVVGGGQRVFDAATDPIGNGRAMSLLFAREGAHVAVADLNRTSAEDTVGRIADDGGRAFAIAADVTSEADVIRMIAEAHHAMGGLDGMVLNIGTFGKTGLDNVSAEEWNRIYDVNVRGPMLCCRAALPKFTDGGSIVFISSIAALKAGSQMAVYDSSKAALGGLMRNIAHTGARRGIRANLVYPGLVDTPNGREAGAGRPSRGKSQVPFGRQATAWEIAYAVLFFMSDESVYVTAQTLAVDSGLSGM; translated from the coding sequence ATGTCGGAGACTTCGCAAGAGGCCAAGCAAGGGACCTCGCAAGACAACAAGCCGGAGCGCTATGTCCGTCCGTTGAGCGCGGAATCCTCAGGCATGGCGCCGGGCCGGGGGCGGCTCAACGGCCGCCGCATCCTGGTGGTCGGCGGCGGCCAGCGCGTGTTCGATGCCGCAACCGATCCGATCGGCAACGGCCGCGCCATGAGCCTGCTGTTCGCGCGCGAGGGCGCGCATGTCGCGGTCGCCGACCTCAATCGTACCTCCGCCGAGGATACGGTCGGGCGCATAGCCGATGACGGCGGCCGAGCCTTCGCGATCGCTGCAGATGTCACCAGCGAGGCCGATGTCATCAGGATGATCGCCGAGGCGCACCACGCGATGGGCGGGCTCGACGGCATGGTGCTGAACATCGGCACCTTCGGCAAGACCGGGCTCGACAATGTCAGCGCGGAGGAATGGAATAGGATTTACGACGTCAATGTCCGCGGCCCGATGCTGTGCTGCCGTGCCGCCTTGCCGAAGTTCACCGATGGCGGCTCGATCGTCTTCATCTCCTCGATCGCGGCGCTGAAGGCGGGATCGCAGATGGCGGTCTATGATTCCTCCAAGGCCGCGCTCGGCGGCCTGATGCGCAACATCGCGCATACCGGCGCGCGGCGCGGCATCCGCGCCAACCTGGTCTATCCCGGGCTGGTCGACACCCCGAACGGCCGCGAGGCCGGTGCGGGCCGACCGTCGCGCGGCAAAAGCCAGGTTCCGTTCGGCCGCCAGGCGACGGCGTGGGAGATCGCTTACGCGGTGCTGTTCTTCATGTCGGATGAAAGCGTCTACGTCACCGCGCAAACGCTTGCGGTAGACAGCGGCCTGAGCGGAATGTGA
- a CDS encoding carboxymuconolactone decarboxylase family protein, with protein sequence MARLPLIDPDTTSGDIRAAFDRMPVKLNIFRMMAHAEANMIPAMRLANSILHKQKLSAVNRELLILQAAQLEGGAYEWRQHVPIALGVGVTQAQIDAVERGEYENAALNAAERALLGFGREVVEKVRVGEAAFAGMRRHFSDQEIVEAIVTLGFYMMMARLTEATETDLDPAAGMAVYEGGKKRG encoded by the coding sequence ATGGCAAGGCTGCCCCTGATTGATCCGGACACCACGAGCGGCGATATCCGCGCCGCGTTCGACCGCATGCCGGTCAAGCTCAACATCTTCCGCATGATGGCCCATGCCGAGGCCAACATGATCCCGGCGATGCGGCTCGCCAATTCGATCCTGCACAAGCAGAAGCTGTCGGCGGTCAACCGCGAGTTGCTGATCCTGCAGGCGGCGCAGCTCGAGGGCGGCGCCTATGAGTGGCGCCAGCACGTGCCGATCGCGCTTGGCGTCGGCGTCACCCAGGCGCAGATCGATGCCGTCGAGCGCGGCGAGTACGAGAATGCCGCGCTCAACGCGGCCGAGCGTGCGCTGCTCGGCTTCGGCCGCGAGGTGGTCGAGAAGGTCCGCGTCGGCGAGGCAGCTTTCGCCGGCATGCGCCGGCATTTCAGCGATCAGGAGATCGTCGAGGCGATCGTCACGCTCGGCTTCTACATGATGATGGCGCGGCTGACGGAGGCGACCGAGACCGATCTCGATCCGGCCGCCGGCATGGCCGTCTATGAGGGCGGCAAGAAGCGGGGTTGA
- a CDS encoding TetR/AcrR family transcriptional regulator — translation MAVSTSSAAEAVVTSTRERILSEALSLFAQSGYGGASMRELARRVGIRESSLYNHFPGKAAILEAIVSEHGPASSADRLEAPRYRQLARQPAAFCRQFALDLVEQWSDPREHQFQKVITAERNRVPGIRAKFADHFYAREQSLMTDYFRGFALAGLISTSDPREAARLFAAGLIYVRLEHYVMGAQASPRPKVIEAIDRYLAFFLSLIAAKDADTSDKKQRKKGETHGKAAPD, via the coding sequence ATGGCGGTTTCCACATCCAGCGCGGCCGAGGCGGTCGTGACCTCCACCCGCGAGCGCATCCTCAGCGAGGCGCTCAGCCTGTTCGCGCAAAGCGGCTATGGCGGCGCGTCGATGCGCGAGCTTGCGCGCCGCGTCGGCATCCGCGAGAGCAGCCTCTACAATCATTTCCCGGGCAAGGCCGCGATCCTCGAAGCGATCGTCAGCGAGCACGGTCCGGCGAGTTCGGCCGACCGGCTCGAGGCGCCGCGCTACCGGCAGCTCGCGCGGCAGCCGGCGGCGTTCTGCCGCCAGTTCGCGCTCGACCTCGTCGAACAATGGTCGGATCCGCGCGAGCATCAGTTCCAGAAGGTCATCACCGCCGAGCGCAACCGTGTGCCCGGTATCCGCGCCAAGTTCGCCGACCATTTCTATGCGCGCGAGCAAAGTCTGATGACGGACTACTTCCGCGGCTTTGCGCTCGCCGGGCTGATCTCGACCTCAGACCCGCGCGAGGCGGCACGGCTGTTCGCGGCCGGCCTGATCTATGTCAGGCTCGAACATTATGTGATGGGCGCGCAGGCCTCGCCGCGGCCGAAGGTGATCGAGGCGATCGACCGCTATCTCGCGTTCTTCCTGTCGCTGATTGCGGCAAAGGACGCAGACACATCGGACAAGAAGCAACGAAAAAAGGGAGAGACGCATGGCAAGGCTGCCCCTGATTGA
- a CDS encoding ABC transporter substrate-binding protein, with amino-acid sequence MARLVRTHFRAALLLLPLIAAGTVHAESAKYDSGADDKTIKIGTTAPLSGPVSAFAQIAKSAEAYFRKVNDEGGINGRRIQMMIADDAYSPPKTVEQTRRLVESDEVLLIFGGVGTPTNSAVHKYLNDRKVPQLFLGSGAAKWDDPKNFPWTVGWQPTYRDEAIAYAKYIKASHPNAKVGVLYQNDDLGKDYLKALEEGLGSTEAIVARAAYETTAPTVDTQILLLKSSGADVVLVAATPKFAAQAIRKIGEIGWKPTTIISNVSASISGVLEPAGKDNSTGVISSQYLKDSTDPALKDDAGYKEWVAFMDKYLPDANKSDWLNVYGYTIAQTLVAVLKAAGNDLTRANVIKQATGIRDLHLPMLINGTAVSNSPERYTPMTSLQLMRYDGTRWVPFGDLIKN; translated from the coding sequence ATGGCGCGCCTCGTCCGCACTCATTTTCGCGCGGCCCTTTTGCTGCTGCCGCTGATCGCCGCCGGCACCGTCCATGCCGAGAGCGCGAAATATGACTCAGGCGCCGATGACAAGACGATCAAGATCGGAACCACCGCGCCGCTGTCCGGCCCCGTCTCGGCGTTCGCGCAAATCGCGAAATCGGCGGAGGCCTATTTCCGCAAGGTGAATGACGAGGGCGGCATCAACGGCCGGCGGATCCAGATGATGATCGCCGACGACGCCTACAGCCCGCCCAAGACGGTGGAGCAGACCCGCCGCCTGGTCGAGAGCGACGAGGTGCTGTTGATCTTCGGCGGCGTCGGCACGCCGACCAACAGCGCCGTGCACAAATATCTCAACGACAGGAAGGTGCCGCAGCTCTTCCTCGGCTCGGGCGCGGCGAAGTGGGACGACCCGAAGAATTTTCCGTGGACCGTCGGCTGGCAGCCGACCTATCGCGACGAGGCGATCGCCTACGCCAAATACATCAAGGCGAGCCACCCGAACGCCAAGGTCGGTGTGCTCTATCAGAATGACGACCTCGGCAAGGACTATCTGAAGGCGCTGGAGGAAGGCCTCGGCAGCACCGAGGCGATTGTGGCGCGCGCGGCCTACGAGACCACCGCCCCCACCGTCGATACCCAGATCCTGCTGCTCAAGAGCAGCGGCGCCGACGTCGTGCTGGTCGCGGCTACGCCGAAATTCGCGGCGCAGGCGATCCGCAAGATCGGCGAGATCGGGTGGAAGCCGACCACCATCATCTCCAACGTCTCGGCCTCGATCAGCGGCGTGCTCGAACCCGCAGGAAAGGACAATTCCACCGGCGTGATCTCGAGCCAGTACCTGAAGGACTCGACCGACCCGGCGCTGAAGGACGACGCCGGCTACAAGGAATGGGTCGCCTTCATGGACAAATATCTGCCCGACGCCAACAAGAGCGACTGGCTCAATGTCTACGGCTACACCATCGCGCAGACGCTAGTCGCGGTACTGAAAGCCGCCGGCAACGACCTTACCCGCGCCAATGTGATCAAGCAGGCGACCGGCATCAGGGATCTGCATCTGCCGATGCTGATCAACGGCACCGCGGTCAGCAATTCGCCGGAGCGGTATACGCCGATGACCAGCCTGCAACTGATGCGCTACGACGGCACGCGCTGGGTGCCGTTCGGCGACCTCATCAAGAACTGA
- a CDS encoding MBL fold metallo-hydrolase: MRQITIGSMRIDRLVEIPSLAFNKTWLFANVTDEVIAANRSWLDHRYIEPETGRFILSHHSYLVRTPRWTAVVDTCCGNHKPRPRVPAWNNLDQPYLENLAALGVRPEQVDFVMCTHLHVDHVGWNTRLINGRWVPTFPKARYLMGRAEFRHWEAAHRANPRTPVNHGSFEDSVLPVVAAGQAEFVETDHLLFDDRDAGLRCAPAPGHTAGNMQIHLNGGGDHAVMSGDVIHHPIQCAEPWLSNAADVDPAAALATRVTLLEELADTPSYLLTGHFPAPTAGRVVRHGEAFRFRFED; the protein is encoded by the coding sequence ATGCGCCAGATCACAATCGGCAGCATGCGGATCGATCGGCTGGTCGAAATCCCCTCGCTCGCCTTCAACAAGACATGGCTGTTCGCCAACGTCACGGACGAGGTGATCGCCGCGAACCGGAGCTGGCTTGATCACCGCTATATCGAGCCGGAGACCGGCCGCTTCATCCTGAGCCACCACTCCTATCTGGTGCGCACGCCGCGCTGGACCGCTGTTGTCGACACCTGCTGCGGCAATCACAAGCCACGTCCGCGCGTGCCGGCCTGGAACAATCTCGACCAGCCCTATCTGGAAAACTTGGCCGCGCTCGGTGTGCGGCCCGAACAGGTCGACTTCGTGATGTGCACGCATCTGCATGTCGACCATGTCGGCTGGAACACGCGGCTGATCAACGGGCGCTGGGTGCCGACCTTTCCGAAGGCGCGCTATCTGATGGGACGCGCCGAGTTCCGGCACTGGGAGGCCGCGCACCGGGCGAACCCGCGGACGCCGGTCAATCACGGCTCGTTCGAGGATTCGGTGCTGCCGGTCGTCGCGGCCGGACAGGCCGAATTCGTCGAGACCGATCACCTGCTGTTCGACGACCGCGACGCGGGCCTGCGCTGTGCACCGGCGCCGGGCCACACCGCCGGCAACATGCAGATCCATCTCAATGGCGGCGGCGATCATGCCGTGATGTCGGGCGACGTGATCCATCATCCGATCCAGTGCGCGGAGCCGTGGCTGTCGAATGCCGCCGATGTCGATCCCGCTGCGGCGCTCGCCACCCGCGTGACGCTGCTGGAGGAGTTGGCGGATACGCCGAGCTATCTGCTGACCGGGCACTTCCCCGCCCCGACCGCAGGCCGCGTGGTCAGACATGGCGAGGCCTTCAGGTTCAGGTTCGAGGATTGA
- the ilvD gene encoding dihydroxy-acid dehydratase, which translates to MPAYRSRTTTHGRNMAGARGLWRATGMKNEDFGKPIIAVVNSFTQFVPGHVHLQNLGQLVAREIEKAGGVAKEFNTIAVDDGIAMGHDGMLYSLPSRELIADSVEYMVNAHCADAMVCISNCDKITPGMLMATLRLNIPTVFVSGGPMESGKILLKGKKRAVDLIDAMVAAADSNVSDEEVEVIERSACPTCGSCSGMFTANSMNCLTEALGLALPGNGSVLATHADRKSLFVEAGHLIVDLARRYYEQDDAKVLPRNIANFKSFENAMTLDIAMGGSTNTVLHLLAAAREGEVPFTMADIDRLSRKVPVLCKVAPSVPDVHMEDVHHAGGIMAILGELDRARLLTTDGPMVHAETLTDALNRWDVVRTTSDKVRNFYCAAPGNVPTQEAFSQDRRFDEVDLDRESGVIRNAEHAYSKDGGLAVLFGNLAEDGCIVKTAGVDQSILKFSGPARIFESQDASVDAILTNKVKAGDVVLIRYEGPRGGPGMQEMLYPTSYLKSKGLGKACALITDGRFSGGSSGLSIGHVSPEAAEGGLIGLVEEGDIIEFDIPNRKVNLRVDDAELKRRRAAMEARGNAAWKPAAPRKRAVSTALKAYAAFASSAAKGAVRILPE; encoded by the coding sequence ATGCCCGCCTATCGCTCCCGCACAACCACCCACGGCCGCAACATGGCGGGTGCACGCGGCCTGTGGCGCGCCACCGGCATGAAGAACGAGGATTTCGGCAAGCCGATTATCGCGGTGGTCAATTCCTTCACCCAGTTCGTACCCGGCCACGTCCATCTGCAGAATCTCGGCCAGCTCGTCGCGCGCGAGATCGAGAAGGCCGGCGGCGTCGCCAAGGAATTCAACACCATTGCGGTCGATGACGGCATCGCGATGGGCCATGACGGCATGCTCTACAGCCTGCCCTCGCGCGAGCTGATCGCCGACAGCGTCGAATACATGGTCAACGCGCATTGCGCCGACGCGATGGTCTGCATCTCCAACTGCGACAAGATCACCCCCGGCATGCTGATGGCGACGCTGCGCCTCAACATCCCGACGGTGTTCGTCTCGGGCGGCCCGATGGAATCCGGCAAGATCCTGCTCAAGGGCAAGAAGCGCGCGGTCGACCTGATCGATGCGATGGTCGCCGCCGCCGACTCCAACGTGTCGGACGAAGAGGTCGAGGTGATCGAGCGTTCGGCCTGCCCAACCTGCGGCTCCTGCTCCGGCATGTTCACCGCGAACTCGATGAACTGCCTGACCGAGGCGCTCGGCCTCGCGCTGCCCGGCAACGGCTCGGTGCTGGCGACGCATGCGGACCGCAAGAGCCTGTTCGTCGAGGCCGGCCATCTGATCGTCGATCTCGCCCGCCGCTACTATGAGCAGGACGACGCCAAGGTGCTGCCGCGCAATATCGCGAACTTCAAATCGTTCGAGAATGCGATGACGCTCGACATCGCGATGGGCGGCTCGACCAATACCGTGCTGCATCTGCTCGCCGCCGCGCGTGAAGGCGAAGTGCCGTTCACGATGGCCGACATCGACCGACTGTCGCGCAAGGTGCCGGTGCTGTGCAAGGTGGCGCCGTCGGTGCCGGACGTCCACATGGAGGACGTGCATCATGCCGGCGGTATCATGGCGATCCTGGGCGAGCTCGATCGCGCCAGGCTGCTCACGACCGACGGACCGATGGTGCATGCTGAGACGCTCACCGACGCATTGAACCGCTGGGACGTCGTGCGCACCACCAGCGACAAGGTTCGCAACTTCTACTGCGCCGCGCCGGGCAACGTGCCGACCCAGGAGGCCTTCAGCCAGGACCGTCGTTTCGATGAGGTCGATCTCGACCGCGAAAGCGGCGTCATCCGCAACGCCGAGCACGCCTATTCCAAGGACGGCGGCCTCGCCGTGCTGTTCGGCAACCTCGCCGAAGACGGCTGCATCGTGAAAACCGCCGGTGTCGACCAGAGCATTCTGAAGTTCTCCGGCCCGGCCCGGATCTTCGAGAGCCAGGACGCCTCGGTCGACGCCATCCTGACCAACAAGGTGAAAGCCGGCGACGTCGTGCTGATCCGCTATGAGGGTCCGCGCGGCGGCCCGGGCATGCAGGAGATGCTCTACCCGACCAGCTATCTGAAGTCGAAGGGCCTCGGAAAGGCCTGCGCGCTGATCACCGACGGCCGCTTCTCCGGCGGATCGTCGGGCCTGTCCATCGGCCACGTCTCGCCGGAAGCCGCCGAGGGCGGCCTGATCGGTCTCGTCGAGGAAGGCGACATCATCGAGTTCGACATCCCGAACCGCAAGGTCAACCTTAGGGTCGACGATGCCGAGCTCAAGCGCCGCCGCGCGGCGATGGAGGCCAGGGGCAATGCGGCCTGGAAGCCGGCCGCACCGCGCAAGCGCGCCGTCTCGACCGCGCTGAAAGCCTATGCGGCGTTCGCAAGCAGCGCGGCGAAGGGTGCCGTGCGCATCCTGCCGGAGTAA
- a CDS encoding hydroxyacid dehydrogenase: MTVNNKRVFYVKYLAHEIYVDILKKRPDVRLDRLENETPEATFAPVLADAHAYQIGAARDELAPHFHAHAELLERAPNLLIVSSNGAGFDPVDVDACTKAGVLVVNQSGGNANSVAEHALGMMLTLSKRIIQSDRRLRREANVNRNDLIGNELNEKTVGIVGLGNVGRRIAELCKGLLHMKVIAYDPYLTAEEMAKRGGEKVELDDLLHRADFVSISCPLDSKSRGMIGAREFALMQPHAYFVTTARGFIHDEKALEDALREKRIAGAGLDVWSKEPPPPDHPLLQFDNVLASPHIAGVTREARINMGRIAAEQILDALDGKRPPRIINPEVWPVYARRFEKAFGFMPG; the protein is encoded by the coding sequence ATGACCGTCAACAACAAGCGCGTGTTCTACGTCAAATACCTCGCCCACGAGATCTACGTCGACATCCTGAAGAAGCGGCCGGATGTGCGGCTCGACCGTCTCGAGAACGAGACGCCGGAGGCGACGTTCGCGCCGGTTCTCGCCGATGCGCATGCCTATCAGATCGGCGCCGCCCGCGATGAGCTGGCGCCGCATTTCCATGCCCATGCCGAGCTGCTGGAGCGCGCGCCGAACCTGTTGATCGTGTCCTCGAACGGCGCCGGCTTCGATCCCGTCGACGTCGATGCCTGCACGAAGGCCGGCGTACTGGTGGTCAACCAGTCCGGCGGCAACGCCAACTCGGTCGCCGAGCACGCGCTCGGCATGATGCTGACGCTGTCGAAGCGCATCATTCAGTCCGACCGCAGGCTGCGGCGCGAGGCCAACGTCAACCGCAACGATCTGATCGGCAACGAGCTGAACGAGAAGACCGTCGGCATCGTCGGTCTCGGCAATGTCGGCCGCCGCATCGCCGAGCTGTGCAAGGGCCTGCTGCACATGAAGGTGATCGCCTACGATCCGTATCTGACGGCCGAGGAGATGGCGAAGCGGGGCGGGGAGAAGGTCGAGCTCGACGATCTCCTGCACCGCGCGGACTTCGTCTCGATCTCCTGTCCGCTGGACAGCAAGAGCCGAGGCATGATCGGCGCGCGCGAATTCGCGCTGATGCAGCCGCATGCCTATTTCGTCACCACCGCGCGCGGCTTCATCCACGACGAGAAGGCACTGGAGGATGCACTGCGCGAAAAGCGCATCGCCGGCGCCGGCCTCGACGTCTGGTCCAAGGAACCGCCGCCGCCGGATCATCCGCTGCTGCAGTTCGACAACGTGCTGGCGAGCCCGCACATCGCCGGCGTCACCCGTGAGGCACGCATCAACATGGGCCGCATTGCAGCCGAGCAGATCCTCGATGCGCTCGACGGCAAGCGTCCGCCGCGCATTATCAATCCCGAGGTCTGGCCGGTGTACGCGAGAAGGTTCGAGAAGGCGTTCGGGTTTATGCCGGGGTAG
- a CDS encoding amidohydrolase family protein, with protein sequence MAASGIPACLPPRPVTPPREKLPPKACDTHAHVFGPADRFPYAAGRSYTPPDAPLASYLGMLDALGFSRGVLVQGSAHGHDNSAMLDALQREPARLRGVAVADADVAAGTLRQWHVLGVRGLRFNHFFRGGQLHYRGGIPLDVAETHAGVMAELGWHLQLWIDVKDLPDTVPTLKALGLPVVVDHMGRTDAAAGINTAGFQSLLRAVGEGWCWVKLSGAHRLSQRAPDYPDARPFHEALISANSEQLVWGGDWPHPRVEGEMPDAGHLLTLFQEWTPDAATRHRILVDNPARLYGFPN encoded by the coding sequence ATGGCTGCGTCCGGGATTCCCGCCTGCCTGCCGCCGCGTCCGGTGACGCCGCCGAGAGAGAAGCTGCCGCCAAAGGCCTGCGATACCCATGCGCATGTGTTCGGCCCGGCGGATCGCTTCCCCTATGCCGCCGGTCGCAGCTACACACCGCCCGACGCGCCGCTCGCGAGCTATCTCGGCATGCTCGATGCGCTGGGGTTCAGCCGCGGCGTGCTGGTGCAGGGCAGCGCGCATGGCCACGACAATTCGGCGATGCTGGACGCGCTGCAGCGCGAGCCGGCGCGGCTGCGCGGCGTTGCGGTGGCCGATGCCGATGTGGCGGCGGGCACGCTGCGGCAGTGGCATGTGCTCGGCGTGCGCGGCTTGCGCTTCAACCATTTCTTCCGCGGCGGGCAGTTGCACTATCGCGGTGGCATTCCCCTCGATGTCGCCGAGACGCACGCGGGCGTGATGGCCGAACTCGGCTGGCATCTGCAGCTCTGGATCGACGTCAAGGACTTGCCTGACACGGTCCCGACGCTGAAGGCACTGGGCCTGCCGGTCGTGGTCGACCACATGGGCCGCACCGATGCGGCCGCCGGCATCAACACCGCGGGTTTCCAGAGCCTGCTGCGCGCGGTCGGCGAGGGCTGGTGCTGGGTCAAGCTGTCGGGCGCGCATCGCCTAAGCCAGCGCGCGCCGGATTATCCGGATGCGCGGCCGTTCCACGAGGCGCTGATATCAGCCAACTCCGAACAGCTGGTGTGGGGCGGCGACTGGCCGCATCCGCGCGTCGAGGGCGAGATGCCTGACGCCGGCCACCTGCTGACGCTGTTCCAGGAATGGACGCCGGACGCCGCGACCCGCCACCGCATCCTCGTCGACAATCCCGCACGACTCTATGGCTTCCCAAACTGA
- a CDS encoding tripartite tricarboxylate transporter substrate binding protein, which produces MAGWVWRTAIAAAATVVAGLASAQPYPAKAVHILVPYSPGGGVDVLTRTLAEAVSKTWTQSIVVENRPGAGGVIASQAIASSAPDGYNLIMVASGHATNPFLYPKLPYDTFKDFSPISLLASSPNVLLVRADSPFKAVSDVIAAAKAKPGSLSFAHAGNGTSTHLAGELLNSLAKIDLNAIPYKGGAPAINDLLGGQIPMSFNNGPESAGQLQAGTVRALAVTTGSRAPFLPDVPSISETVPGYDTEVWWGLLGPGNMPADLVAKISHDFVTAVNTDAVKERLGKLGAISIGSTPDKFAAKIKADYDKWGPIITAAGMKAE; this is translated from the coding sequence ATGGCCGGATGGGTCTGGCGGACCGCCATTGCGGCAGCGGCCACGGTCGTGGCCGGCCTTGCGTCCGCGCAGCCATACCCGGCAAAGGCCGTTCATATTCTCGTCCCATATTCGCCGGGTGGCGGCGTCGACGTGCTGACGCGGACGCTCGCCGAAGCCGTGTCGAAAACCTGGACGCAGTCGATCGTGGTGGAGAACCGGCCCGGCGCCGGCGGGGTGATCGCCTCGCAGGCGATCGCAAGCTCCGCGCCCGATGGCTACAATCTGATCATGGTCGCGAGCGGCCACGCCACCAATCCGTTCCTCTATCCAAAACTGCCCTACGACACGTTCAAGGATTTTTCGCCGATCTCGCTGCTCGCGTCGTCGCCGAACGTGCTGCTGGTGCGCGCGGACTCGCCATTCAAGGCGGTCAGTGACGTCATCGCGGCCGCGAAGGCGAAGCCCGGCAGCCTGTCGTTCGCCCATGCCGGCAACGGCACCTCGACCCATCTGGCCGGCGAGCTGCTCAACAGCCTTGCCAAGATCGATCTCAACGCCATCCCCTACAAGGGCGGCGCGCCCGCGATCAACGATCTGCTCGGCGGGCAAATTCCGATGTCGTTCAACAACGGCCCGGAGTCGGCCGGACAGTTGCAGGCCGGCACGGTCCGCGCGCTGGCGGTGACCACGGGCTCGCGCGCGCCGTTCCTGCCAGATGTACCCAGCATATCGGAAACGGTGCCGGGCTATGACACCGAGGTGTGGTGGGGGCTGCTCGGACCCGGCAACATGCCCGCTGATCTCGTCGCGAAGATCTCGCATGATTTCGTCACGGCGGTGAATACGGATGCCGTGAAGGAGCGTCTCGGCAAGCTCGGCGCGATCTCGATCGGCTCGACGCCGGACAAGTTCGCCGCCAAGATCAAGGCCGACTACGACAAATGGGGGCCGATCATCACGGCCGCCGGCATGAAGGCGGAGTAG
- a CDS encoding thiamine pyrophosphate-binding protein: protein MAAAEQASSKDKAKDKSQDAATTWHGIVLQTLKRNEIKLVPYVPDRVLTTLIKDLHADPYFTTFPTAREEEAVGIVSGAWMAGTRGAVLMQTSGFATLANVLASLAVPYQIPLIMFVSERGTLGEFNYGQALVCRTMRPVLDSLAMEHHTITRLDELEFIADRSIKQAVTTQAPVALILSPLLTGGKTFDK, encoded by the coding sequence ATGGCGGCCGCGGAACAAGCCTCGTCCAAGGATAAAGCCAAGGATAAGTCCCAGGATGCGGCGACCACCTGGCACGGCATCGTGCTGCAGACGCTGAAGCGGAACGAGATCAAGCTGGTGCCCTATGTGCCCGACCGGGTGCTGACCACGCTGATCAAGGACCTGCACGCCGATCCGTATTTCACGACGTTTCCGACCGCGCGCGAGGAGGAGGCCGTCGGCATCGTCTCAGGTGCCTGGATGGCGGGCACGCGCGGCGCCGTACTGATGCAGACCTCGGGCTTTGCCACGCTCGCCAACGTGCTGGCCTCGCTCGCGGTGCCCTACCAGATCCCGCTGATCATGTTCGTCTCCGAGCGCGGCACGCTCGGCGAGTTCAACTACGGCCAGGCGCTGGTCTGCCGCACCATGCGCCCGGTGCTGGATTCGCTGGCGATGGAACACCACACCATCACCCGGCTCGACGAGCTCGAATTCATCGCCGACCGCTCGATCAAGCAGGCCGTCACCACCCAGGCGCCGGTGGCGCTGATCCTCTCGCCGCTATTGACCGGCGGCAAGACCTTCGACAAGTGA